One Glaciihabitans arcticus DNA window includes the following coding sequences:
- a CDS encoding glycoside hydrolase family 15 protein — MQKIEDYALIGDCHTAALVGRDGSIDWLCLPRFDSASTFGALLGNEDNGRWLVAPVSTEATASGITAERRYVGDTFTLVTTWTTPDGVVETTDLMPHGDRRADVIRRVRGMSGSVAMHQELRIRFDYSAAMPWMRQVPEAGGNAVVAVAGPDAVVVRGPELVANDHAHTSDFTVNAGDVVDITLTWFPAHREPPEPIDVDSRIAATEEWWTDWAASCTASPVYHDAVHRSLLVLRALTHEDTGGIVAAATTSLPEEFGGQRNWDYRYVWLRDASLTLHVLLDHGFESEADSWRTWLLRAIAGDPADVQIMYGLSGERRLSEYELESLPGYDGASPVRIGNGAFTQYQGDVFGEVMIALQAARQLGREEPDISWPLQRALMGFVEDNWQRADNGIWEIRGPLRHFTHSRVMLWAALDCAIRAVEDFGLDGPVARWRTLRSEVRDEIEDQGFNTSLGYYTQYYGSTGTDASLLQLAQVGYLSADDPRMLATVAAMEAELLENGLLMRYRTEDGVDGLPSGENPFLACSFWLVEQYAASGRLSDAVTLMDRLVGYSNDLGLLSEEYDVIGQRQAGNTPQALSHLALVRAADAIARASSD; from the coding sequence ATGCAGAAGATCGAGGACTACGCGCTCATCGGAGACTGTCACACGGCCGCGCTTGTGGGCCGCGACGGCAGCATCGACTGGCTGTGCCTGCCCCGGTTCGACTCCGCCTCGACCTTTGGTGCCCTTCTCGGCAATGAGGATAACGGTCGCTGGCTCGTCGCCCCCGTGTCGACCGAGGCCACCGCTTCCGGGATCACCGCCGAGCGCCGCTACGTCGGCGACACGTTCACGCTCGTGACTACCTGGACCACTCCCGACGGCGTCGTCGAGACCACCGACCTCATGCCGCACGGCGACCGCAGGGCCGACGTCATCCGTCGTGTGCGCGGGATGAGCGGCTCGGTCGCGATGCACCAGGAGCTGCGCATCCGCTTCGACTACTCCGCCGCGATGCCGTGGATGCGGCAGGTGCCCGAGGCGGGCGGCAACGCCGTCGTCGCCGTGGCCGGCCCGGACGCGGTCGTTGTGCGCGGGCCCGAGCTCGTCGCGAACGACCACGCGCACACATCTGACTTCACGGTGAACGCCGGCGACGTCGTCGACATCACCCTGACCTGGTTTCCAGCGCACCGTGAGCCGCCCGAGCCCATCGACGTCGACTCTCGCATTGCCGCCACCGAGGAGTGGTGGACGGACTGGGCGGCATCCTGCACCGCATCGCCCGTGTATCACGACGCCGTGCACCGCTCGCTGCTCGTGCTGCGAGCTCTCACCCACGAGGACACCGGCGGAATCGTGGCGGCGGCCACCACGAGCCTGCCCGAGGAATTCGGCGGCCAGCGCAACTGGGACTACCGCTACGTGTGGCTGCGGGACGCATCCCTCACCCTGCATGTGCTGCTCGACCACGGCTTCGAGAGTGAAGCGGACTCGTGGCGCACCTGGCTGTTGCGGGCCATCGCCGGCGACCCCGCCGACGTGCAGATCATGTACGGACTGAGCGGCGAGCGGCGTCTCTCGGAGTACGAGCTTGAGAGCCTCCCCGGCTACGACGGGGCCTCCCCCGTGCGCATCGGCAACGGGGCGTTCACGCAATATCAGGGTGACGTCTTCGGTGAGGTCATGATCGCGCTGCAGGCCGCCCGCCAGCTCGGCCGCGAGGAGCCCGACATCTCCTGGCCGCTGCAGCGAGCGCTGATGGGTTTTGTGGAGGACAACTGGCAGCGAGCCGACAACGGCATCTGGGAGATCCGCGGACCCCTTCGGCACTTCACCCACTCGCGGGTCATGCTCTGGGCGGCGCTCGATTGCGCCATCCGCGCGGTCGAGGACTTCGGTCTCGACGGGCCGGTTGCGCGCTGGCGCACGCTGCGCTCAGAGGTTCGGGATGAGATCGAGGACCAGGGCTTCAACACTTCGCTCGGGTATTACACCCAGTACTACGGCTCCACCGGAACTGATGCCTCACTCCTCCAGCTCGCCCAGGTCGGCTACCTGTCCGCCGATGACCCGCGCATGCTGGCGACCGTCGCCGCGATGGAGGCCGAGCTTCTCGAGAACGGCCTGCTGATGCGCTACCGCACCGAGGACGGCGTCGACGGGCTGCCCTCGGGCGAGAACCCGTTCCTCGCCTGCTCGTTCTGGCTGGTCGAGCAGTACGCGGCATCCGGGCGGCTGTCGGATGCCGTCACCCTGATGGACCGCCTCGTGGGGTACTCCAACGACCTCGGGCTGCTCAGCGAGGAGTACGACGTCATCGGGCAGCGCCAGGCGGGAAACACGCCGCAGGCGCTCTCCCACCTCGCGCTCGTGCGGGCTGCGGACGCGATCGCGCGGGCTTCCTCGGACTGA
- a CDS encoding dienelactone hydrolase family protein: MTLLDIALPSEIPGTSESLRAVVGVPDGEGPWPALVVLHEAFGIDEEMRKQVAHIASLGYLAVMPDLFSEGGFRRCITATMRSMASGTGRAYADIEAARQFALTDSRSTGSVGSLGFCMGGGFALMTADSGFGASSVNYGILPSDLAGALENACPIVASFGAKDRTLRGAAAKLETALTTAGVAHDVKEYPDAGHAFLNEKPSGPAVMRPLMRVMGIGPHPEDAPDAWRRIDAFFGEHLR; the protein is encoded by the coding sequence ATGACGCTCCTCGACATTGCGCTGCCCTCTGAGATTCCCGGAACAAGCGAAAGCCTGCGCGCTGTAGTGGGCGTGCCGGATGGCGAGGGTCCGTGGCCCGCGCTGGTGGTACTGCACGAGGCGTTCGGCATCGACGAGGAGATGCGCAAGCAGGTCGCGCACATCGCGTCGCTCGGTTACCTCGCCGTGATGCCGGACTTGTTCAGTGAGGGCGGTTTTAGGCGCTGCATCACCGCGACCATGCGATCCATGGCGAGTGGTACCGGGCGCGCGTATGCCGACATAGAGGCGGCGCGGCAGTTCGCGCTCACCGACAGCCGGTCGACGGGATCCGTCGGGTCACTCGGGTTCTGCATGGGCGGCGGCTTCGCGCTGATGACCGCCGACTCGGGATTCGGGGCCTCCTCCGTGAACTACGGAATCCTTCCGTCCGACCTCGCTGGTGCCCTCGAGAACGCGTGCCCGATCGTGGCATCGTTTGGCGCGAAGGACCGCACGCTCCGGGGAGCGGCGGCGAAGCTCGAGACCGCGCTCACGACAGCAGGCGTCGCCCACGATGTGAAGGAGTATCCGGATGCCGGCCACGCCTTCCTGAACGAGAAGCCCTCCGGTCCGGCCGTGATGCGGCCGCTCATGCGAGTGATGGGCATCGGGCCGCACCCCGAGGATGCGCCGGACGCCTGGCGCCGCATCGACGCATTCTTCGGGGAGCACCTGCGCTGA
- a CDS encoding winged helix DNA-binding domain-containing protein — MNRSRTLFTSLRLTAQWIGAPQEGASAADVIRHMTAMQAQDFAGAKWSVGLRAPGLTDADVEQALANAEIVRSWPMRGTLHLVAPEDLGWMLQLTTPRLIRGARLRREQLGLAEADIERARDVARQALSGGRVLTRDAIHNLWNEHGIETTGQRGYHLLWSLSQTGTLVFGPVQGKVQTFVLLDEWVTQPKRLEGDEALGEWAARYFASHGPATVRDFAWWASLTLGEARRGVAVAKPRELEVDGTTYYLAEHLEPTRGTFLLPGFDEYLLGYQDRSAPLAAEHAPAVVPGNNGIFQPTIVKNGEIVGLWKKPLGTRGFEFSPFATLPNTRKAEAGYGDFMARTPPR; from the coding sequence ATGAACCGCTCGCGCACGCTGTTCACGTCGCTGCGCCTGACCGCGCAGTGGATCGGGGCGCCCCAGGAGGGCGCGAGCGCGGCAGACGTCATCCGGCACATGACCGCCATGCAGGCGCAGGATTTTGCCGGCGCCAAGTGGTCGGTCGGCCTGCGGGCTCCCGGCCTCACCGATGCCGATGTCGAACAGGCCCTGGCCAACGCGGAGATCGTGCGCTCCTGGCCGATGCGCGGCACCCTTCACCTCGTCGCGCCCGAAGATCTGGGCTGGATGCTGCAGCTCACGACTCCCCGCCTGATCCGCGGTGCGCGGCTCAGGCGCGAGCAGCTCGGGCTCGCTGAGGCAGACATCGAGCGGGCTCGAGACGTCGCCCGGCAAGCACTGAGCGGAGGGCGGGTGCTGACCCGGGACGCCATCCATAACCTCTGGAACGAGCACGGCATCGAGACAACGGGCCAGCGCGGCTACCACCTGCTCTGGTCTCTCAGCCAGACCGGAACGCTCGTCTTCGGGCCGGTGCAGGGCAAGGTCCAGACCTTCGTGCTGCTCGACGAGTGGGTCACGCAGCCCAAACGGCTCGAGGGCGACGAAGCGCTCGGCGAGTGGGCAGCGCGGTACTTCGCGAGCCACGGGCCGGCGACGGTGCGGGATTTCGCATGGTGGGCGTCCCTCACCCTCGGCGAGGCCCGCCGGGGTGTCGCGGTCGCGAAGCCGCGCGAGCTCGAGGTGGACGGCACGACCTACTACCTGGCCGAGCATCTCGAGCCCACCCGAGGCACCTTCCTCCTGCCCGGCTTCGACGAGTACCTGCTCGGCTACCAGGATCGCAGCGCGCCGCTCGCCGCCGAGCACGCGCCCGCTGTGGTACCCGGCAATAACGGCATCTTCCAGCCGACGATCGTAAAAAACGGCGAGATCGTGGGGCTCTGGAAGAAGCCGCTGGGCACGAGAGGCTTCGAGTTCAGCCCTTTCGCCACCCTGCCGAACACGAGGAAGGCGGAGGCCGGGTACGGGGACTTTATGGCGCGAACACCGCCCCGCTAA
- a CDS encoding alpha/beta fold hydrolase, producing MPYAPFPLVSDAAALGLVETEVHNPLGSAVARHRPKRTSTRATIFLHGAAGSWTTWTPLLAAADEAGIVIRNPVLLDLPGWGDGSLNDDPSTHTIETICGLVKDVAEELGYTEWDVIGHSMGGFIALHMASIWPQCVLSVGMVSGTTWSVIASVDHPVRNFGVLPAFTMLWKVMQGLSKGAGVVRFARRVGLLRTAVFPLFRHPYRVDSTVITSLSTEVRPVSFAAAAEFVRGYDADARWRSISCPIRACRGDRDTFVRPDDLERLLAIQPDAVVTVIDDCGHFAAVERPAEALEALGLH from the coding sequence GTGCCCTACGCCCCCTTCCCCCTGGTGTCGGATGCCGCGGCGCTCGGCCTCGTCGAGACCGAGGTGCACAATCCGCTCGGCAGCGCGGTTGCGCGGCACCGGCCGAAGCGCACCTCGACCCGGGCGACGATCTTTCTGCACGGCGCTGCTGGATCGTGGACGACCTGGACACCCCTGCTCGCTGCAGCGGACGAGGCGGGCATCGTGATCCGTAATCCCGTGCTGCTGGATCTGCCCGGCTGGGGCGACGGCAGCCTGAACGACGACCCGTCGACGCACACCATCGAGACGATCTGCGGGCTGGTCAAGGATGTCGCCGAGGAGCTCGGCTACACCGAGTGGGACGTCATCGGGCACTCGATGGGCGGCTTCATCGCCCTGCACATGGCCTCGATCTGGCCGCAGTGCGTGCTGTCGGTCGGCATGGTCTCGGGCACCACCTGGTCGGTGATCGCGAGCGTGGATCATCCCGTGCGCAATTTCGGGGTGTTGCCGGCCTTCACGATGCTGTGGAAGGTCATGCAGGGGCTGTCAAAGGGCGCCGGTGTTGTGCGGTTCGCCCGCAGGGTCGGCCTGCTGAGGACGGCAGTCTTCCCCCTGTTCCGTCATCCCTACCGGGTCGACAGCACGGTGATCACGAGCCTCTCGACGGAGGTGCGTCCCGTGTCTTTCGCGGCTGCCGCCGAGTTCGTGCGCGGCTACGACGCCGACGCGAGGTGGCGCAGCATCTCCTGCCCCATCCGTGCCTGTCGCGGCGACAGGGACACCTTCGTGCGACCCGACGACCTCGAGCGGCTTCTGGCCATCCAGCCCGATGCCGTCGTGACGGTCATCGACGACTGCGGGCACTTCGCCGCGGTCGAGCGCCCGGCCGAGGCCCTGGAAGCCCTCGGCCTGCACTAG
- a CDS encoding ABC transporter ATP-binding protein produces the protein MTPRVLSTRNLNKSYGSGATRFEALTDVTIDIEEGESVAIVGKSGSGKSTLMHILALLDQPTSGELTVDGTDAARLKGRQLNALRNRTFGFVFQQFFLTPNASVLENVMLPLTIARIRSGERKRLAREALTQLDLVDKAGNRATNLSGGQKQRVVIARALVNNPRIIFADEPTGNLDSATGAVVEDKLFALNREQGITLVIVTHDEDLAARCDRRIYLRDGHIVDSLACTEVAA, from the coding sequence ATGACCCCACGAGTACTGTCCACCAGGAATCTCAACAAGAGTTACGGCAGCGGCGCGACCCGCTTCGAGGCGCTCACCGACGTGACGATCGACATCGAGGAGGGTGAGTCGGTGGCGATCGTCGGCAAGAGCGGATCCGGCAAATCCACGCTCATGCACATCCTCGCGCTGCTTGACCAGCCGACGAGCGGTGAGCTCACCGTCGACGGCACGGACGCGGCGCGACTGAAGGGCAGGCAGCTGAACGCGCTGCGCAACCGCACCTTCGGTTTTGTGTTCCAGCAGTTCTTCCTCACCCCGAACGCGAGTGTGCTCGAGAACGTGATGCTTCCCCTCACCATCGCCCGCATCCGCTCGGGCGAGCGCAAGCGTCTCGCGCGTGAGGCACTCACCCAGCTCGATCTGGTCGACAAGGCCGGCAACCGCGCCACCAACCTCTCCGGAGGCCAGAAGCAGCGCGTCGTCATCGCCCGCGCGCTCGTCAACAACCCGCGCATCATCTTCGCCGACGAACCCACGGGCAACCTCGACTCGGCCACCGGCGCGGTTGTGGAGGACAAACTGTTCGCCCTCAACCGCGAGCAGGGCATCACGCTCGTGATCGTTACTCACGACGAGGATCTTGCCGCGCGCTGCGACCGGCGCATCTACCTGCGCGACGGCCACATCGTGGACAGCCTCGCCTGCACGGAGGTTGCAGCATGA
- a CDS encoding ABC transporter permease — MRALDIIRTAVANSFRSRLRTSLTVIAIFIGAFTLTITNGLGTGINNYIETQLSSVGASDVMTVTKPVEAALESEGPAEYDPDAAAQVDANGPPGTTVTALDADDLETLRGLDGVLSVEPSVSVRPDFVEWSAGDSARYEIPVSELTAGMAIELVAGEPFAGDDLQLVLPTDYIAPLGFDSNDDAIGETVMLGITHSTGEQHEVEAMVSGVQEPTLFGSTASMNDSLTAELYALQSTGLPESSTETWASATLRMDDPGDTAALKQDLVDDGFVGTTVADQLGAFTTVVDGIILVLNAFALIALLAAGFGIINTLLMSVQERTREIGLMKAMGMSGGRIFALFSFEAVFIGFLGSAIGAGIAMGVGSAISGVLANGLLANLPGLQILAFDPVSIVGTLLLVMGIAFVAAVLPASRAARQSPIDSLRYE; from the coding sequence ATGAGAGCCCTCGACATCATCCGCACCGCCGTCGCCAACTCGTTCCGCAGCAGGCTGCGCACGAGCCTCACCGTGATCGCCATCTTCATCGGCGCATTCACCCTGACCATCACGAACGGCCTCGGCACGGGCATCAACAATTACATCGAGACCCAGCTCTCGTCGGTAGGCGCAAGCGACGTGATGACGGTGACCAAACCGGTCGAGGCCGCCCTCGAGAGCGAGGGCCCCGCCGAATATGATCCGGATGCCGCGGCGCAGGTCGACGCGAACGGCCCTCCCGGCACCACCGTCACCGCCCTCGATGCCGACGATCTCGAAACGCTCAGGGGGCTGGACGGCGTGCTCTCGGTGGAGCCGAGCGTGTCCGTCCGCCCCGACTTCGTCGAGTGGAGCGCGGGCGACAGCGCTCGGTACGAGATCCCGGTGAGCGAACTCACCGCGGGCATGGCCATCGAACTGGTCGCGGGCGAGCCGTTCGCGGGCGACGACCTGCAGCTCGTGCTGCCCACCGACTACATCGCGCCCCTCGGTTTTGACAGCAATGACGACGCCATCGGCGAGACCGTCATGCTCGGTATCACCCACTCGACCGGAGAGCAGCACGAGGTCGAGGCGATGGTGAGCGGAGTGCAGGAGCCGACCCTGTTCGGTTCGACCGCGAGCATGAACGACTCGCTCACGGCCGAGCTCTACGCGTTGCAGTCCACGGGGCTGCCGGAGTCGTCGACCGAGACCTGGGCGAGCGCGACGCTGCGCATGGACGACCCGGGCGATACCGCCGCGCTCAAACAGGACCTCGTCGACGACGGCTTCGTCGGCACGACGGTCGCCGACCAGCTCGGTGCCTTCACAACGGTCGTCGACGGCATCATCCTGGTTCTCAACGCCTTCGCCCTGATCGCGCTGCTCGCCGCCGGCTTCGGCATCATCAACACCCTGCTGATGAGCGTGCAGGAGCGCACCCGCGAGATCGGACTCATGAAGGCCATGGGAATGAGTGGAGGGCGCATCTTCGCCCTGTTCAGCTTCGAGGCGGTCTTCATCGGCTTCCTCGGCAGTGCGATCGGTGCAGGCATTGCGATGGGGGTCGGGTCGGCCATCAGCGGTGTGCTTGCGAACGGTTTGCTCGCGAACCTGCCCGGGCTGCAGATCCTGGCGTTCGATCCCGTGTCGATCGTCGGCACCCTGCTGTTGGTGATGGGCATCGCGTTCGTCGCGGCCGTGCTGCCGGCATCCCGAGCCGCACGTCAGTCGCCGATCGATTCGCTGCGGTACGAGTAG
- a CDS encoding carbohydrate ABC transporter permease → MNNDEDTQDRGILSVFDRRRWRARVGLSGVHFFLFAGLVVAGLGPVLWLAKAALTPTQDTLTEPMAIFPNGVDWENLTKAWTEVHVDQYFFNTIVLALGAWAVQLVVATTAGYALSVLKPRYAPVLNGAILATLFIPSVVLLVPLYLTILKPPLLGVSLLNNYWAVWLPTAANAFNILLVKRFFDNLPREVFEAARTDGAGPFRLFWSVVLPMSRPILGVLSVFAVIASWKDFLWPLLVLPNPAIQPLSVRLPTIQQSTELDVFLAALAISTLIPIILFLAFQRVFLKSAGLGGAVKG, encoded by the coding sequence ATGAATAACGACGAGGATACGCAGGATCGGGGCATCCTCTCGGTGTTCGATCGCCGGCGGTGGCGCGCCAGGGTCGGCCTCTCCGGGGTGCACTTCTTCCTGTTCGCGGGGCTCGTCGTCGCCGGCCTCGGGCCGGTGCTCTGGCTCGCGAAAGCCGCGCTCACCCCGACTCAGGACACGCTCACCGAGCCGATGGCGATCTTCCCGAACGGGGTCGACTGGGAGAACCTGACCAAGGCCTGGACCGAGGTTCACGTGGACCAGTATTTCTTCAACACGATCGTGCTCGCGCTTGGCGCCTGGGCCGTGCAGCTCGTCGTCGCGACGACCGCCGGCTACGCGCTCTCGGTGTTGAAGCCGCGGTACGCGCCCGTGTTGAACGGGGCCATCCTCGCGACGCTGTTCATTCCGAGCGTGGTGTTGCTGGTTCCGCTCTATCTGACCATTCTCAAGCCGCCGCTGCTGGGTGTCTCGCTGCTCAACAACTACTGGGCGGTCTGGCTGCCGACGGCGGCGAACGCGTTCAACATCCTGCTGGTGAAGCGTTTCTTCGACAACCTGCCCCGCGAGGTGTTCGAGGCGGCGCGCACCGACGGCGCGGGGCCGTTCCGGCTGTTCTGGTCGGTGGTGCTGCCGATGTCCCGGCCGATCCTCGGGGTGCTCTCGGTCTTCGCCGTGATCGCCTCGTGGAAAGACTTCCTCTGGCCGCTGCTCGTGCTGCCCAATCCGGCGATCCAACCACTGTCGGTGCGACTTCCGACCATCCAGCAATCGACGGAACTGGATGTGTTCCTCGCCGCTCTCGCGATCTCGACGCTCATCCCGATCATCCTGTTTCTGGCCTTCCAGCGGGTGTTCCTGAAGAGCGCCGGGCTCGGAGGAGCCGTCAAGGGTTAG